CGGGCGCCACGGTCTTGAGTTTCGCCACCAGCCGCTTCAGGCCGTTGGCGTCCTTTTGCCGCGACACCAGCACGGCGTCCTGGGTGGCCACCACCACGAGATCGTCGACCCCCTCCAGCGCCACAAGCGCCCGGTCGGTCGAGACGTTGCAGTTGCGCGAATCCTCGAACACGGCGGCGCCCTGCGCGGCGTTGCCTTGGGCGTCCTTGTCCGCCAATTCCCATACCGCATGCCAGGAGCCGACATCGGACCAGCCGCAGGACACCGGCACCACCGCGGCGCGCGCGGTCTTTTCCATCACGGCATAATCGATCGAGATCGCCTTCGCCGATCCGAAGGCGTCGGGATCGAGCGTGATGAATCCGAGGTCGCGGCCGGCTTTGGTCACGGAATCAGTGATGGCCTGCACGCTGTCCGCATCGACGTTGCGATATTCATCGAGCAGCACCGACGCGCGGAACATGAAGTTGCCGCTGTTCCAGAGGTAGCCCGCCTTGAGGTATTCGGCCGCCGTCTTCGCATCCGGCTTCTCGACGAATGTCGCGACGCTGCGGACCTCGCCTGAAATCGCCCCGCCCGGACTGATGTAGCCGTATTCGGTGGCCGCGCGCTCGGGCGCAACGCCGAAGGTGACGATGCGTCCCGCTTCGGCGGCCGCGAGACCCTGCCGGCAGGCGGCGAGAAAAGCATTGGTGTCGCGCACGACGTGATCGGCGGCGAGCGCCAGCACGACCGCTTCGCCGTCGCGCATCTGCGCAAAGGCGGCGCCAGCGGCGATCGCCGGCCCGGAATCCCGCCGCATCGGCTCCAGCACGACATCGGCCTCGAGCCCGATCTCGGCCAATTGCTCCAGCACCATGAAGCGGTAGGCGGTGTTGGTGATGACGATCGGCCGCTCGAACAGCGCCGCATCCGACACCCGCACCATCGTATCCTGAAAGGTCGAGCGCGGCCCGAACAGCGGCAGGAACTGCTTCGGATGAACCTCGCGCGAGGCCGGCCACAGCCGCGTCCCGGCGCCGCCGCACATGATCAGGGGAATAATTCGTCCGGTCATCGGCGCCTCAAACCTTGTAGTGACTGCGATACCACGCGACGAAATCGCGCAGACCAGCCTCGATGGACGTCTCGGGCCGGAAGCCGAAGTCCCGCATCAGGTCCTCGACATCCGCGAAAGTCTCCATGACGTCGCCGGGCTGCATCGGCAACATATCCTTTATCGCCGTGCGGCCCAACTCCTTCTCCAGAATTGACACGACGTGCATGAGTTCTTCCGGGTGATTGTTACCGACATTGTAAAGCTTGGCCGGCGGCACTCCGGTTTCACCCTCACTTGCCGGAACCCGATCGACAAGGCGCAATACTACACGGCTGACGTCATCGACATGGGTAAAATCCCGCCGCATCCTGCCATGGTTAAAAAGCCTGACCGGCGTGCCCTCGGCGATGGCCTTGGTGAACAGGAAAACCGCCATATCGGGCCGTCCCCACGGCCCGTAGATCGTGAAAAACCGCAGGCCGGTGACCGGAAGCCGATAGAGATGGCTGTAGGAATAGGCCATCACTTCGTTGGCCTTCTTGGTCGCGGCGTAGAAGCTGATCGGATGGTCCGTCCTGTCATCGACGGAAAACGGCAGCTTCGCGTTGACGCCGTATACCGACGACGACGACGCATAGATCAGATGACGGCATCCATTGTGCCGGCATCCTTCCAGGACATTGACGAAGCCTTCGAGATTGGCGTCGACATAGGCGTGGGGATTGTCGATCGAATAGCGAACGCCGGGCTGGGCCGCCAGGTGAACCACCACCGTGAACCGGTATTGCTGAAACAGCGACGCCATCGACCGGCGATCCGCAAGGTCGGTCTGGACGAAATCGAACCGCGGATTCTCGCGCAGGATATTCAGCCGCGCCTGCTTCAAGGCGGGATCGTAGGAACCGCTGAGGTTGTCCAGGCCGAAAACGTTGCGGCCTTCCGCCAGCAACCGGCAGGCAACGTGAAAGCCGATGAAGCCGGCCGCACCCGTGACCAATATTGTTTGATCCGCCATCGTATCCTCGAGGGCATCGATTTCAGCTGCGGCCGCTCCGGCCGGCCCTCTTTACCCGCCGTGTCGAGGGTGCCGCAATACCCGTTTGGCCGGCTATTGCCATATCGACTTCAAAAACATACCAAGGCGGTCGAAATGCAACGCGCGGCCACCGGATCGCGTTCTTCTGACACATTCTCAAACCCGAGAGCGCGAGCGACATGCGCCGGATACTGCTTTCAGCGGCAAAAATACTGATCTCCGCGGCGCTGCTTTATCTCGCGCTCCGCAAGGTCGATTTTTACGAACTCGCCTCGCGCTTCAACGTCGCCAGCCTGGGCTGGATCGGCCTCGCCATCGCGGTGTCGTTCCTGCAGATCTTCGTCGGCGTGCTGCGCTGGCGCGAGATCAGCGCCGAGTGCGGCGCGCCGCTCGGAACCGCGCAGGCGATGCGCTACAACGTCATCGGAACGTTCTTCAATCAGACGCTGCCGTCCTCGATCGGCGGCGACGCGGTGCGGCTGTGGCTGTTGGCGCGCGCCGGCGCCGGATGGCGCGCCGCGACCTACTCCATCTTCGTCGACCGCGCGATCGGCCTGATCGCGCTTGCGGTCATCATCGTGGCAAGCCTGCCATGGAGTTACAGGCTGATCAGCGATCCCCATGGCCGATCGGCGCTGCTGTTCGTCGATCTCGCCGCCCTTGCCGGCGGAACGGGATTCCTGATCCTTGGCAGGTTGCCGTGGCCGTGGCTGAAGCGGTGGTGGGGCACGCATCACCTGCACGCCTGCTCGGTGATCGCCAACCGCGTCATCTTCAGCCGGCAGCGCGGACCGAAAATCGCGGTGCTGTCGTCGCTGGTCCACGTTCTCACCATCGTCATCGCCTGGTGCGTGGTGCAATCGATCGCCGCGCCGGTCGTGTTCGGCCAGATCTTCCAGCTGATTCCGCCGGTGATGCTGATCACCATGCTGCCGATCTCGATCGCCGGCTGGGGCGTCCGCGAGGCCACCATGGGCCTGGCGTTCGGCTATGCCGGGCTGGTGACAAGCGAAGGCGTGAACATCTCGCTGCTGTTCGGGGCAGTATCCTTCATCGTCGGCGCCTGCGGCGGGCTGGTGTGGATTTTCAGCGCCGAGAAGGCGGCGCAAGGCGCTGCGCCGATCGAGGCCTCCGAATAACATGCACGCCCCGGGCGAGGTCCGTCGCCGACCTGCAACCTGGCGGACCTGAACGGCCGCTAGGCGATGCGTCCGGCGAGACCGATGCTTTTGACAGGCCCATTCGGCCTCGGTAACGTGAACGCCTCACGAGATCCCAATGAAGATCAGCGTCGTAACAGCCAGTTACAATTCGCAGGCAACGATTGGCTCTACGATCGAGTCGTTCCTCGCGCAGGACCATCCCGAAAAAGAAATGCTGGTGATCGACGGTGCGTCCGGCGATGCAACGCTGAAAATCGTCGAGTCCTTCGGTTCCAACGCGATCCGTGTCTTCTCGGAGAGGGACAAAGGCGTCTACGACGCGATGAACAAGGGTTTTCGCCTGTTTCAGGGCGACGCCATCGGGTTTCTGAATTCCGACGACACCTTTCACGATTCCGGCACGCTAAGCGGCATCGCCGCGGCATTGCAGGACGCCGATATCGTCTATGGCGACCTCAACATGGTGACGGATCATCGCACCAAGCGCCTGGTGCGCTCATGGCGCGGAGGAACGTTCAGGCGCAATTCGTTCCAGCTCGGCTGGGTGCCGCCCCACCCCACCTTCTACATGCGAAGGGAAGTCGCCCAAAAGGTCGGCGACTACGATTTGAGCTATGTCACCACCGCCGACTACGACTACATGCTGCGGGCGCTGGCGCTGAACGATTTCAGGGTGCGCTACATCCCCCGGGTCATCGCCGACTTCCAGATGGGCGGTATCAGCACCCAGGGCTGGCGCGTCACGCTGCGCGGAAACCTGGAATGCCTGCGGTCGCGGCGGGCGCATCTGAATGCGCCGGTCATCGACGCCGCGTTCTTCCTGCGCTTCCTCAGGCGGATATTCCAGCTCCGGGCATCAGGGCTGTAGCGACGGCGCGGAGGACGCCGCCGCCTCGGCCGGCGCGCCCGAACCGAACTCCGGCACGGCATCCTTCAAGACGACCTTGATGGTGGCCCGGTCATCCCCGGCGATCGCCTGTTCGAGCGTCGCCAGCCATTTTCGCAAGGAGGCCATCGGCGGCTCGTTGGGCTTGGCCGCCATGATCCCGGCAACGCCGATCTCGATCGCGGGCTCCTCGCTGGCGAACAGGATTTCGTTCAGCCGCTCTCCCGGCCGCATGCCGCTGAAGACGATATCGATGTCGTGTCCCGGCTGCAGGCCGGACAGCCGGATCATGCGCTCGGCAAGATCGACGATCCTGACCGGCTGGCCCATATTGAGCACGTAGACCGACACGTCCGCGCGCGACGGCGACAGCGCATGGGTGGCCGCCGTCAGCACCAGGTCGCAGGCTTCCCGGATCGTCATGAAGTACCTGACCATCTCGGGGTGGGTGACCGTGACCGGCCCGCCGGCCTCGATCTGCGCCTTGAACTTCGGCACCACCGACCCGTTCGAGGCCAGCACGTTGCCGAACCTCACCGAGATCAGCCGCATCCGCGGCTTGCCGTCGAGCTGCGCCGCCAGATCGTGATCGAGCGCCTGGCAATACATCTCGGCGAACCGCTTGGTCAGCCCCAGCATCGAGACCGGCTCGATCGCCTTGTCGGTCGAGATCATCACCATCGCCTCGGCGCCTGCCGCCAGCGCCGCGTCGGCGACGTTGACCGATCCGAAGATGTTGGTCTTGACCCCCTCGCTCCAGTCGCGCTCGAGGATCGGGACGTGCTTGAGCGCCGCGGCGTGAAACACGATATCCGGCTTGAATTCGTTCATCAGCCGCAGGATGCGTTCGCGATCGCGGATGTCGGCGATCCTTCCCTCGATCGCGGCATTGCTTTGGTGCGCGGCCAGGGTTTCCGTCACCGCATAGAGCGCCGGCTCGGAATGTTCGATCACCAACAGCCGCGCGGCACCGAAGGTCACGACACGGTCGCAGATCTCCGAGCCGATCGATCCGCCGCCGCCGGTGACGATCACCGCCTTGTCCTTCACCAGCGCTTCGAGACGCCCGTAGTCGATTTTTTCGCTGGGACGCAGCAGCAGGTCCTCGACCGCGACATTGGTCAGCCGCGGCGCCTCTCCGCTCTCCAGCGACGGCAGCCGGCTGACGATCAGCCCGAGCCGGCGCGCCCGCATCAGCACGGATTCGGGATGCGCTTCGGGATCGAACGCCGATGGCGTCATCACCACGCGCGTGATTGGCTTGTTGCGCCGTGCGAAATCGCCGATCACGTCCTCGATATCGTCGATACCGCCGAGCACGGGGATATTCCGGATGGTCTGACCGCGATCGGCCGGCGACGGCGACAACAGGCCGACCGGCCAGATCCGCCTGACGGCGCCGCTTTCGATGCCGCGCAACAGGATTTCGGCATCGGCGGCGCGGCCGACCAGCAAGGTCGCCGAGGCGTCTTCCGCCTTCGCGTGATGGCGCACCCGCGTGTAGCGGAAATACCGATAGGCAAAGCGCAACGCGCTCAGGAACGACACCTCGAGAAACCAGTAGAGGATGATGGTGATCTTGCCGAGAAAGAAGGCGCCCTGAACATTCGGCGCCACCGGCATGCCGTGAACGTTCGGTGCGACGAAAATATAGTCCAGCACCAGCAGGCCGATCGTCAGCACGGTCGCCACCCGCAGGATATTCAACGCGTCGGGCAGCGAAATGAAACGCCATTTCGTGGTGGTGAGATTGAAGGCGTAGCTCACGACCACGCTGAAGGCGACGAACCAGGGCAGGATCCGCAGCAATAGCGGCAGGCGATCGAAAAAGGCGTCGCCCTCGAAGCGCAGATAGAAGCTCGCAACCAGCGCGAACGCCGTCGCCAGGGCGTCGTGCGTGGCGATCAGCACGTTGCGCAGGGTCAGATTTGATAAACGCGTCATTTCGCCGGCCGGGAACAGGGACTATCGGGGTGCGGTTGCGGGGCCGCTGATAGCTCATCCCGCGCGCGTATGCCAGCCGCCGCTGCCGGAACCCTGACGACGACGCTCACGCCCCGTCTCCGCGCGCGCGATTGACCAGCGAGGTCGTCGAGAAGCCCGGCAACACGTCCACCAGCAGCACTTCGCCGCCTTCGGCTTCGACGATCTCGTGGCCCACGACCTGATCGCGGCTGTAGTCCCCCCCCTTCACCAACACGCTCGGCTTGATCGCGGTGATTAGTCCGATCGGCGTGTCTTCCTCGAAAATGACCACGAGATCGACCGCCTCCAGCGCCGCCAGCACTTCGGCGCGGGCGCGCTCGTCCTGGACCGGACGTCCCTCGCCCTTCAGCCGCTTTACCGATGCGTCGCTGTTGAGACCGACGATCAGCCGGTCGCAGGCGGCGCGCGCCGCGGTCAATACCTTGACGTGGCCGGGATGCAGTATGTCGAAACAACCGTTGGTGAAGCCGACCCGCAATCCCTGCTTGCGCCAATCCGAAAGCTGCGCGTCGAGGCCGCCGCCTGCCGCGATGATCTTTTCCTCCGCCGCGAGGAACGCATGCGGCAGAATCTTGCGCCGCAGTTCCGCCGGCGTCACGCTGGCGGTGCCCTTCTTGCCGACGGCAACCGCGGCCGCCGCATTAGCCATCCTAAGCGCCGTCTCCCAATCGGCCCCCGCCGCCAGCGTCACCGCCAGCGCCGCGGCGACGGTGTCGCCGGCGCCGGAGACGTCGCTCACCTTGACCGGATGCGCCGGCACATGGATGGCCTCGCCGTTGCGCGGCACCAGCGTCATGCCGTGTTCGCTCTGCGTCACCAGGATGGCTTCGCAGTCCGCCAGTTGCATCGCTTCCCCCGCGGCTGCGGCAATGCTGTTTTCGGTATCGGCGCGGCTGCGGGTCGCCTCCGCGAATTCCTTGCGGTTGGGCGTCAGCAGCGTCGCGCCGCGGTAGATCGCGAAATTGGCGCTCTTGGGATCGACGATCACGCGCTTGCCGAGTTTGCGCGCGGCGTCGATGACGTTGCGGATCACGCGAGCGGTGAGCACGCCCTTGGCATAGTCGGACAGCAGCACGATGTCGACGCGGGCGAGCCGCGGCAGGATGGCGTCGATCAGTTTCTGCTCGATATCGGCTGCCGCAGGCTGCGCCAGCTCCCAGTCCGCGCGCAGCATGTGGGTGGAGAAATGCTCGGAGACGAAGCGCACCTTCCGCGTCGTCGGCCGCGACGGGTCGCACACCAGCACGCTTTCGATTCCGCTTTCCTGTGCCAGCGCCGATTGCAGCGTCGCCCCCGAATCGTCGTCGCCGATCAGCCCGACAAAGATGCAGCGCGCGCCGAGCGAGGCGATGTTGCGCGCGACGTTGCCGGCGCCGCCGATATTGATCTCGCTGCGCTGGACCGCAATCACCGGCGCTGGCGCCTCCGGCGAAATACGCGATACCTCGCCATAGACGAATTCGTCGAGCATGAGATCGCCGACGCAGAGCACCGTCCGGCTGGCAATCGCATGCGACAGGGCTTCAAAATCGAACATCTGAACTCGTTATCGTTGCGCGTCAGCGGAAGCGGTCGGCGGAATCGAGAAAACCCCTGACGTAACTCCCGACCGCGTCTTCCAGTGCCGTGAAGCCGCCGTTGTAGCCGGCGCGCTGCAGCCGACCGACATCGCTCTCGGTGAAATACTGGTAGCTGCCGCGAATCTGCTCGGGCATGTCGATATACTGGATATTCGCAGACGCGCCGAGCGCGGCATAGGCCGAAAGCATCAGATCCCTGAAACTGCGCGCCTTGCCGGTGCCGACGTTGTAGATGCCGCTGACCGACGGTGTCGCGAGCAGCCACATCATCACCCGCACCACATCGTCGACATAGATGAAATCGCGGCGCTGGTCGCCGTCGGCGATGCCGTCGCGGTGCGACTTGAACAACTGCACGACTTTGCCGGCCTTGATATCGTCGAAGCGCCGCGCCAGCACGCTCATCATCGCGCCCTTGTGATATTCGTTGGGGCCGAACACGTTGAAGAATTTCAGGCCCACCCATTGCGGCGGCAGCTTCTCGCTCCTGGCCGCGCGCTCGGCGACCGCCATGTCGAACAGATGCTTGCTCCAGCCGTACAGATTCATCGGCCGCAACGTCTTCAGCGCCGACATCGACTGGTCGTCGCGGAAGCCCTGCGCGCCATCGCCATAGGTCGCCGCCGACGAGGCGTAGATGAACGGCGTCGCATTGGCCGTGCACCAGTCGAGCAGCCGCATCGACAGCCGGAAATTGGTTTCGATCACCAGATCGCCGTCGGTCGCCGTGGTCTCGGAGATGGCGCCGAGATGGATGATGGCATCGAGCCGGCGGCCCTCGAGCCAGCCCATCAGTTCCGCCGGCGGCACGATGTCGGCAAGCTGGCGTTTGGCGAGATTGCGCCATTTGCCGTCATGGCCGAGCACATCGCACACCGCCACGTCCGCGCGGCCTGCGTCGTTCAACGCGGCCACGACGTTCGATCCGATAAAACCGGCGCCACCGGTCACCAGCAACATTCCGTACCCTGCCCTTGATGTGGGATGGCAGCTTTGCCCCAGTCCGGCCCGGCAGGCAACTTGGGGCGTCCCGCTTGGTGAAGACGAGGGCTTCCCGCGGACGGTGACTTTACCTCGCCCGGAGGAGCCGGTACCGACAGGTGTGAAATGCTCCCGAGGACGACCATCAAAGTATGAATCTTGATTCGGCACATAAGGCGATCGAGGACCCGGGCGATACCCGGCCGATCCTGATCGTCCCCTATATGTGGATCGGCGATTTCGTCCGCGGCCATACCGTGGTGCGGGTGCTGAAGCAGCGCTGGCCGAACCGGCCGGTCGATCTGCTCGTCACCTCGCTGTGCGCCCCGCTGGTCGATTATATGCCGGGGGTGCGCGCCGGGATCGTCTGGGACCTGCCGCGCAGCCGGCTGGCGCTGGCCAGGCAATGGGGCCTGGCCGAGCAGCTGAGGGCCAGGGGCTACGGCACCGCACTGGTGCTGCCCCGCACCTGGAAATCCGCCATTGCGCCAGCGCTGGCCGGCATTCCGGAACGGGTGGGGTTCGTCGGCGAGGCCCGGTTCGGCCTGATCAACCAATGGCGCTGGGGCGAAAAGGCCCTGCCCCGCTTCATCGACAAGAATGCGGCCCTGGCGCTACCCGATGGCGCGCCGCTGCCAAGCGAATGGCCGGTGCCGCAGCTCCATGTGCCGCCTGAGGAAAGCGCCCGCTGGCGGCAGGCCAACGGGCTTGGCACGGGCCCTGCCGTGGCTCTGGCGCCGGGCTCGGTCGGCGCGTCCAAGCGCTGGACCTACTACCCGGAAGCCGCGCGCCTGCTGGCCGAACGGGGCCTCGATGTCTGGGTGGTCGGCGGCCCCGGCGAAAAGGCGCTGGCGGCCGAGATCGTGGCCGCAGGCGGACCTCGCGTCCGCGACCTCACCGGCACCGACCTGCGCAACGGCATTCTGGCGATGGCGGCGGCCAGCGTCGCGATATCGAACGATTCCGGGCTGATGCATATTGCGGCGGCGATCGGCACGCCAACCATGGGGATTTTCGGCCCCACCAGCCCCTATCACTGGGCGCCGCTGAACGGCCTCGCCGCGACGGTGCAGACCAGCACCGCGGTGCCATGCCAGCCCTGCCACCGCCCGGTCTGCACCATGAACGACCACCGCTGCATGCGCGACATTCCCGCTTCCGACGTGGTTGCGATCGCCGGGCGTGTGCTGGCCGAGGCCGGAGCCGGCGTTGCACGCTGACAGCGCGCGCTT
The sequence above is drawn from the Bradyrhizobium sediminis genome and encodes:
- a CDS encoding mannose-1-phosphate guanylyltransferase/mannose-6-phosphate isomerase, translated to MTGRIIPLIMCGGAGTRLWPASREVHPKQFLPLFGPRSTFQDTMVRVSDAALFERPIVITNTAYRFMVLEQLAEIGLEADVVLEPMRRDSGPAIAAGAAFAQMRDGEAVVLALAADHVVRDTNAFLAACRQGLAAAEAGRIVTFGVAPERAATEYGYISPGGAISGEVRSVATFVEKPDAKTAAEYLKAGYLWNSGNFMFRASVLLDEYRNVDADSVQAITDSVTKAGRDLGFITLDPDAFGSAKAISIDYAVMEKTARAAVVPVSCGWSDVGSWHAVWELADKDAQGNAAQGAAVFEDSRNCNVSTDRALVALEGVDDLVVVATQDAVLVSRQKDANGLKRLVAKLKTVAPEVTEDHIKVHRPWGSYQSVDNGDRHQVKRIIVKPAGRLSLQKHHHRSEHWIVVRGAARVTVNETVKTVHENESIYIPIGAVHRLENPGKIPLELIEVQTGSYLGEDDIIRIEDDYQRS
- a CDS encoding SDR family NAD(P)-dependent oxidoreductase gives rise to the protein MADQTILVTGAAGFIGFHVACRLLAEGRNVFGLDNLSGSYDPALKQARLNILRENPRFDFVQTDLADRRSMASLFQQYRFTVVVHLAAQPGVRYSIDNPHAYVDANLEGFVNVLEGCRHNGCRHLIYASSSSVYGVNAKLPFSVDDRTDHPISFYAATKKANEVMAYSYSHLYRLPVTGLRFFTIYGPWGRPDMAVFLFTKAIAEGTPVRLFNHGRMRRDFTHVDDVSRVVLRLVDRVPASEGETGVPPAKLYNVGNNHPEELMHVVSILEKELGRTAIKDMLPMQPGDVMETFADVEDLMRDFGFRPETSIEAGLRDFVAWYRSHYKV
- a CDS encoding lysylphosphatidylglycerol synthase transmembrane domain-containing protein, translating into MRRILLSAAKILISAALLYLALRKVDFYELASRFNVASLGWIGLAIAVSFLQIFVGVLRWREISAECGAPLGTAQAMRYNVIGTFFNQTLPSSIGGDAVRLWLLARAGAGWRAATYSIFVDRAIGLIALAVIIVASLPWSYRLISDPHGRSALLFVDLAALAGGTGFLILGRLPWPWLKRWWGTHHLHACSVIANRVIFSRQRGPKIAVLSSLVHVLTIVIAWCVVQSIAAPVVFGQIFQLIPPVMLITMLPISIAGWGVREATMGLAFGYAGLVTSEGVNISLLFGAVSFIVGACGGLVWIFSAEKAAQGAAPIEASE
- a CDS encoding glycosyltransferase family 2 protein, with product MKISVVTASYNSQATIGSTIESFLAQDHPEKEMLVIDGASGDATLKIVESFGSNAIRVFSERDKGVYDAMNKGFRLFQGDAIGFLNSDDTFHDSGTLSGIAAALQDADIVYGDLNMVTDHRTKRLVRSWRGGTFRRNSFQLGWVPPHPTFYMRREVAQKVGDYDLSYVTTADYDYMLRALALNDFRVRYIPRVIADFQMGGISTQGWRVTLRGNLECLRSRRAHLNAPVIDAAFFLRFLRRIFQLRASGL
- a CDS encoding SDR family NAD(P)-dependent oxidoreductase, translated to MTRLSNLTLRNVLIATHDALATAFALVASFYLRFEGDAFFDRLPLLLRILPWFVAFSVVVSYAFNLTTTKWRFISLPDALNILRVATVLTIGLLVLDYIFVAPNVHGMPVAPNVQGAFFLGKITIILYWFLEVSFLSALRFAYRYFRYTRVRHHAKAEDASATLLVGRAADAEILLRGIESGAVRRIWPVGLLSPSPADRGQTIRNIPVLGGIDDIEDVIGDFARRNKPITRVVMTPSAFDPEAHPESVLMRARRLGLIVSRLPSLESGEAPRLTNVAVEDLLLRPSEKIDYGRLEALVKDKAVIVTGGGGSIGSEICDRVVTFGAARLLVIEHSEPALYAVTETLAAHQSNAAIEGRIADIRDRERILRLMNEFKPDIVFHAAALKHVPILERDWSEGVKTNIFGSVNVADAALAAGAEAMVMISTDKAIEPVSMLGLTKRFAEMYCQALDHDLAAQLDGKPRMRLISVRFGNVLASNGSVVPKFKAQIEAGGPVTVTHPEMVRYFMTIREACDLVLTAATHALSPSRADVSVYVLNMGQPVRIVDLAERMIRLSGLQPGHDIDIVFSGMRPGERLNEILFASEEPAIEIGVAGIMAAKPNEPPMASLRKWLATLEQAIAGDDRATIKVVLKDAVPEFGSGAPAEAAASSAPSLQP
- the rfaE1 gene encoding D-glycero-beta-D-manno-heptose-7-phosphate kinase, which codes for MFDFEALSHAIASRTVLCVGDLMLDEFVYGEVSRISPEAPAPVIAVQRSEINIGGAGNVARNIASLGARCIFVGLIGDDDSGATLQSALAQESGIESVLVCDPSRPTTRKVRFVSEHFSTHMLRADWELAQPAAADIEQKLIDAILPRLARVDIVLLSDYAKGVLTARVIRNVIDAARKLGKRVIVDPKSANFAIYRGATLLTPNRKEFAEATRSRADTENSIAAAAGEAMQLADCEAILVTQSEHGMTLVPRNGEAIHVPAHPVKVSDVSGAGDTVAAALAVTLAAGADWETALRMANAAAAVAVGKKGTASVTPAELRRKILPHAFLAAEEKIIAAGGGLDAQLSDWRKQGLRVGFTNGCFDILHPGHVKVLTAARAACDRLIVGLNSDASVKRLKGEGRPVQDERARAEVLAALEAVDLVVIFEEDTPIGLITAIKPSVLVKGGDYSRDQVVGHEIVEAEGGEVLLVDVLPGFSTTSLVNRARGDGA
- the rfaD gene encoding ADP-glyceromanno-heptose 6-epimerase; its protein translation is MLLVTGGAGFIGSNVVAALNDAGRADVAVCDVLGHDGKWRNLAKRQLADIVPPAELMGWLEGRRLDAIIHLGAISETTATDGDLVIETNFRLSMRLLDWCTANATPFIYASSAATYGDGAQGFRDDQSMSALKTLRPMNLYGWSKHLFDMAVAERAARSEKLPPQWVGLKFFNVFGPNEYHKGAMMSVLARRFDDIKAGKVVQLFKSHRDGIADGDQRRDFIYVDDVVRVMMWLLATPSVSGIYNVGTGKARSFRDLMLSAYAALGASANIQYIDMPEQIRGSYQYFTESDVGRLQRAGYNGGFTALEDAVGSYVRGFLDSADRFR
- the waaF gene encoding lipopolysaccharide heptosyltransferase II gives rise to the protein MNLDSAHKAIEDPGDTRPILIVPYMWIGDFVRGHTVVRVLKQRWPNRPVDLLVTSLCAPLVDYMPGVRAGIVWDLPRSRLALARQWGLAEQLRARGYGTALVLPRTWKSAIAPALAGIPERVGFVGEARFGLINQWRWGEKALPRFIDKNAALALPDGAPLPSEWPVPQLHVPPEESARWRQANGLGTGPAVALAPGSVGASKRWTYYPEAARLLAERGLDVWVVGGPGEKALAAEIVAAGGPRVRDLTGTDLRNGILAMAAASVAISNDSGLMHIAAAIGTPTMGIFGPTSPYHWAPLNGLAATVQTSTAVPCQPCHRPVCTMNDHRCMRDIPASDVVAIAGRVLAEAGAGVAR